The Allorhodopirellula heiligendammensis genome includes a window with the following:
- a CDS encoding glutathione peroxidase, whose product MTRLLLLSLALGCFMTAPLSAADATSDEPHCSLDFKAKTIDGKTVDLEDYEGKVVLIVNVASKCGYTKQYDGLEDLYKKYKDQGLVVLGFPSNEFGGQEPGTNADIKEFCTAKFGVTFPMMSKIEVNTPQASDLYKHLTSQTAPPAGTGPVKWNFEKFLIGRDGQLVNRYRSATKPSDEELTSEIEKQLAKKG is encoded by the coding sequence ATGACCAGACTTTTATTACTTTCTTTGGCCCTCGGATGCTTCATGACTGCTCCCCTCTCCGCTGCCGACGCCACCTCGGATGAGCCCCACTGCTCGCTGGATTTCAAGGCGAAGACAATTGATGGCAAAACGGTTGATTTGGAGGACTACGAAGGCAAAGTCGTGTTGATTGTCAACGTGGCAAGTAAATGTGGATACACCAAGCAGTACGATGGACTGGAGGACCTGTACAAGAAATATAAGGACCAAGGTCTCGTGGTCTTGGGCTTTCCATCCAACGAGTTCGGTGGCCAAGAGCCCGGCACCAACGCGGATATCAAAGAGTTTTGCACGGCGAAGTTCGGTGTCACGTTCCCGATGATGAGTAAGATCGAGGTTAACACCCCGCAAGCCAGCGACCTGTACAAACACCTTACCAGTCAAACGGCGCCGCCAGCTGGCACCGGACCCGTCAAGTGGAATTTTGAAAAGTTCCTGATTGGGCGAGATGGACAACTCGTCAATCGCTATCGCTCGGCGACCAAACCATCTGACGAAGAATTGACTAGTGAAATTGAAAAACAGCTGGCGAAGAAGGGCTGA
- a CDS encoding S-adenosylmethionine decarboxylase family protein, producing MNATLSKNTPSPNADDNPIVSVGTQWVIDASGCELEKLQSVELIAAFCQRVIDSLGLHVIGTPASHRFDAPHGVTMLYLLSESHLAVHTYPEHGLATFNFVCCREHAEWPWERELQIALGARTVFIRVLRRGEWSPLERPLDRQAIATDAEAVG from the coding sequence GTGAATGCAACCTTGAGCAAGAACACTCCCTCGCCAAACGCAGATGACAATCCCATCGTTAGCGTTGGAACCCAGTGGGTGATTGATGCCAGCGGATGTGAATTGGAAAAGCTTCAATCTGTTGAGCTCATCGCAGCGTTCTGCCAGCGAGTGATCGACTCGCTGGGATTGCACGTGATTGGAACTCCGGCGTCGCATCGGTTCGATGCGCCGCACGGAGTGACCATGCTATATCTGCTCAGTGAATCTCACTTGGCGGTCCACACCTATCCCGAACACGGTCTGGCCACGTTTAATTTCGTGTGTTGCCGCGAGCATGCCGAGTGGCCCTGGGAACGTGAACTTCAGATCGCGCTGGGAGCGCGAACGGTATTCATCCGCGTGCTCCGACGCGGAGAATGGTCGCCGCTCGAGCGGCCGCTTGATCGCCAGGCAATTGCAACTGACGCGGAGGCCGTGGGATGA
- a CDS encoding SDR family oxidoreductase has translation MTLNGKIVAITGGGTGIGAGLARGLAAAGAHVTIGGRRSEPLQEVAGSVDAVQPIRTHVIDVAENASIEAFFGDIRDNVGPVDILINSAGINIAKRTMAEMDPDEWDRVLRINATGAYRCMREVLPAMRDRRDGLIINISSIAGKRAISLGGVVYCASKFAMTAMGTAVANEVRHEGVRITNVYPGEVNTPILDKRPVPVSEEHRQSILQPEDIAEVVLSICRLPPRACVPEIVIKPTTQEWV, from the coding sequence ATGACACTGAACGGAAAAATTGTCGCCATCACGGGCGGTGGAACTGGAATTGGAGCGGGACTGGCCCGGGGGCTGGCAGCCGCCGGGGCCCATGTGACCATCGGTGGCCGTCGCAGCGAGCCGCTCCAAGAAGTCGCAGGATCCGTCGACGCGGTTCAGCCAATACGCACGCATGTGATCGATGTTGCTGAAAATGCTAGCATTGAGGCATTCTTCGGTGATATTCGCGACAACGTCGGGCCCGTTGATATCCTCATTAACAGCGCGGGCATCAATATTGCCAAACGGACAATGGCGGAGATGGATCCGGACGAGTGGGATCGTGTGCTGCGGATCAATGCCACGGGTGCCTATCGCTGCATGCGGGAAGTCCTGCCCGCGATGCGAGACCGCCGAGATGGTCTGATCATCAATATTTCTTCCATCGCCGGGAAACGGGCTATTTCCTTAGGGGGCGTCGTCTACTGTGCGAGCAAGTTTGCGATGACTGCGATGGGAACCGCTGTGGCCAATGAGGTCCGCCACGAGGGTGTCCGCATTACCAACGTCTACCCCGGCGAAGTCAACACACCGATTCTCGACAAGCGTCCGGTTCCTGTTTCGGAAGAACATCGTCAGTCCATCCTGCAGCCCGAGGACATTGCCGAGGTTGTGCTGTCGATCTGTCGCTTGCCACCGCGCGCATGCGTTCCCGAAATTGTCATCAAACCGACGACCCAAGAATGGGTGTAG
- a CDS encoding catalase, which produces MAKNSTRKSGPKSHVGNGGELHQTSSGDGRLTTNQGVPVADDQNTLTVGPRGPQLLEDFILREKITHFDHERIPERVVHARGYAAHGYFQCYESHADLTKASFLQDPSVKTPVFCRFSTVAGSAGSHDTARDVRGFSVKFYTDQGNYDLVGNNIPVFFIHDAIKFPDLVHAVKPAPDRGFPQAQSAHDSFWDYVSLSPESMHMLMWIMSDRAIPRSFRMMEGFGVHTFRMINAAGEAKFVKFHWRPTLGTFSLIWDEAVKIGGADPDFHRRDLFNSIAMENFPEWELSVQVFSEAEANEFDFDVLDPTKLVPEELVPLTPLGKMVLDRNVDNFFAETEQVAFCPSHVVPGIDFSNDPLLQGRLFSYLDTQLSRLGSPNFHQIPVNKPKCPFANFQRDGHMQTEVPTGRVANEPNSLDDGRLREDPHAGFTTYPAEEAGQKLRLRPESFADHYSQARLFYISMSEPEQRHIAGGFGFELGKCENAKIRTRMLGHLNNIDKDLADQVAKALGMSGQADSIKPIVKVRDVQPSKALSQYAKAPVTIAGKKIGLLTTDGVDAKLHKALMKAAKSENAVVEIITPTIGDIQSSSGEQITPDHFLSGAPSCLFDCVIIAPSKENAGMLASQAAAVDFIRDAFAHLKVIGYSQSALDLFQKASVAIDADAGLVDVTNAKLTPFVDIAKQHRIWDREPSVRAF; this is translated from the coding sequence ATGGCAAAGAATTCAACGCGAAAATCGGGCCCGAAATCCCACGTGGGCAACGGCGGTGAGCTGCATCAAACCAGTTCGGGTGATGGCCGGTTAACAACCAATCAGGGCGTTCCCGTTGCCGACGACCAGAATACCCTTACGGTCGGGCCGCGAGGTCCTCAGTTGCTCGAAGATTTCATTCTGCGCGAAAAGATCACGCACTTTGACCACGAACGAATTCCCGAGCGTGTCGTCCACGCGCGAGGGTATGCAGCGCACGGCTACTTTCAATGCTATGAGTCCCATGCAGATTTAACGAAAGCGTCGTTCTTGCAAGATCCGTCCGTCAAGACGCCGGTGTTCTGTCGATTCTCTACCGTTGCCGGGAGTGCGGGATCACACGACACTGCTCGTGATGTTCGGGGCTTTTCAGTTAAGTTTTATACTGACCAAGGCAACTATGACCTGGTCGGTAATAACATCCCCGTGTTCTTTATTCACGACGCGATCAAGTTCCCCGACTTGGTCCATGCGGTGAAACCCGCTCCCGACCGTGGATTTCCGCAGGCCCAGTCGGCTCATGATTCATTTTGGGATTATGTGTCGCTCAGCCCTGAGTCGATGCACATGCTGATGTGGATCATGTCGGACCGAGCGATTCCCCGTTCATTCCGCATGATGGAAGGCTTCGGGGTTCACACGTTTCGGATGATCAACGCAGCCGGCGAGGCCAAGTTTGTCAAGTTTCACTGGCGACCTACACTCGGCACGTTTTCTTTGATCTGGGACGAGGCGGTCAAGATCGGCGGCGCCGATCCCGATTTCCACCGCCGCGATCTTTTCAACTCTATCGCCATGGAGAACTTTCCCGAATGGGAACTGTCGGTGCAGGTGTTCAGCGAAGCGGAGGCTAACGAATTCGACTTTGATGTGCTCGATCCCACCAAACTAGTCCCGGAAGAATTGGTGCCTCTGACACCGCTCGGAAAAATGGTGCTCGACCGCAACGTTGACAACTTCTTCGCCGAGACAGAACAGGTGGCTTTCTGTCCGTCGCACGTTGTACCCGGCATCGACTTCTCCAATGATCCGCTCTTGCAGGGCCGCTTGTTCTCATACTTGGACACGCAACTCTCCCGGCTCGGAAGTCCTAACTTCCATCAGATCCCGGTGAACAAGCCGAAGTGTCCTTTCGCAAACTTCCAACGCGATGGACACATGCAAACAGAGGTGCCGACAGGTCGGGTCGCGAATGAACCCAACAGCCTCGATGACGGCCGCCTGCGTGAGGACCCGCATGCGGGATTCACGACATATCCTGCCGAAGAGGCGGGCCAAAAGCTTCGTCTTCGTCCCGAGAGCTTCGCCGACCACTACTCGCAGGCTCGCCTGTTTTACATCTCGATGTCCGAACCCGAACAGCGCCACATTGCTGGCGGTTTTGGTTTCGAACTGGGCAAGTGTGAGAACGCGAAAATTCGCACTCGGATGCTTGGTCATCTGAACAACATCGACAAGGACCTTGCCGATCAGGTCGCCAAGGCGCTTGGCATGTCCGGGCAGGCGGACTCGATTAAACCGATCGTCAAGGTACGCGACGTTCAACCATCCAAAGCCTTGTCGCAATACGCGAAAGCTCCTGTGACCATCGCCGGAAAGAAGATCGGTTTACTGACCACCGACGGCGTCGACGCTAAGCTACACAAAGCTCTCATGAAGGCAGCAAAGTCTGAGAACGCAGTCGTTGAGATCATCACTCCCACCATCGGTGATATTCAATCGAGCAGCGGCGAACAGATCACCCCCGACCATTTCCTCTCGGGTGCCCCGTCATGTCTCTTCGATTGCGTCATCATTGCGCCATCGAAAGAGAATGCGGGCATGCTCGCTTCCCAAGCGGCGGCGGTCGATTTCATTCGTGATGCGTTTGCCCACTTGAAGGTCATCGGATATTCCCAGTCCGCGTTAGACTTATTCCAAAAAGCTAGTGTCGCAATTGATGCGGACGCAGGCCTGGTCGATGTGACCAACGCGAAACTGACGCCGTTCGTTGATATCGCCAAGCAGCACCGCATTTGGGATCGAGAACCGAGCGTGCGTGCGTTCTAG
- a CDS encoding tetratricopeptide repeat protein: MEEISIQPKHYLTCLWPGMAELWWRGRISALPAAIAFAAIVNALLVAKFIYSDWLSGGLVMLACWVVAAAWLVLTIRSIRELPLLLTPRQASDQPDPFPEAQGAFLRADYVEAEKLLNETLSIEPRDPPALLLLSAIYRHTGRLHASQLLLAEVRKLEVADHWELEFAGEQSRLQRDIQARQDGDDDEDDEGADEADGESSSDSSGDADGQSERSSGSARDGDASRGDGPLSDATIDDTSEDDQPSQAKEPERANTQQAAA; encoded by the coding sequence ATGGAAGAGATCTCGATCCAGCCGAAACACTACCTCACCTGCCTGTGGCCAGGCATGGCGGAGCTGTGGTGGCGCGGTCGTATCTCAGCGCTGCCTGCAGCGATCGCATTCGCAGCCATTGTGAACGCCCTCCTCGTCGCAAAATTCATCTATTCCGATTGGTTATCGGGTGGTCTGGTGATGTTAGCGTGCTGGGTGGTGGCGGCGGCGTGGTTGGTCCTGACGATCCGCTCGATCCGTGAGCTGCCGCTATTATTGACGCCGCGGCAGGCGAGTGACCAACCCGATCCGTTTCCAGAGGCCCAAGGAGCCTTCCTGCGGGCTGACTACGTGGAGGCGGAAAAACTACTTAACGAGACGCTCTCGATCGAACCGCGAGATCCCCCCGCGTTGTTACTTCTATCGGCGATCTACCGGCATACCGGTCGCCTGCACGCATCGCAGCTTCTACTCGCCGAGGTTCGCAAACTGGAAGTTGCCGATCACTGGGAGCTCGAGTTCGCGGGTGAACAATCCAGATTGCAGCGAGATATCCAAGCTCGCCAGGATGGCGACGACGACGAGGACGACGAGGGCGCGGACGAGGCCGACGGTGAGTCGAGCAGCGACTCATCCGGCGACGCTGATGGGCAATCGGAACGATCCAGCGGCAGTGCACGCGACGGCGACGCATCTCGGGGTGATGGCCCCCTGAGTGATGCTACGATTGACGATACGTCTGAGGACGATCAGCCGAGCCAGGCCAAGGAGCCTGAACGAGCAAATACTCAGCAAGCGGCCGCCTAG
- a CDS encoding YeeE/YedE thiosulfate transporter family protein has product MKFFESMTMLSDQTQQIPYDGAAWSPYLVGALIGVLSMLTFYLSNKPLGASTAYARIAGLIGNWVAPGHTASLKYFDDKPPKVGWELMLVGGVVIGVFVAAWTGGEWTGRWLPEMWQDRIGPASHLLRIGVACLGGVAMAFGARMAGGCTSGHGISGTLQLAVGSWVSAICFFIGGIVAAMLIYGI; this is encoded by the coding sequence ATGAAATTTTTTGAATCCATGACGATGCTATCGGATCAGACACAGCAGATTCCCTACGACGGAGCCGCGTGGTCGCCCTATTTGGTCGGCGCGCTCATTGGAGTGTTGTCGATGTTGACATTCTATCTCTCCAACAAGCCGCTAGGGGCTTCAACGGCCTATGCACGGATTGCTGGATTGATCGGAAACTGGGTTGCTCCTGGGCACACAGCATCGCTGAAGTACTTTGACGATAAGCCGCCGAAGGTGGGCTGGGAATTGATGTTAGTGGGCGGTGTGGTGATAGGCGTCTTCGTCGCGGCGTGGACCGGTGGTGAGTGGACCGGGCGGTGGCTGCCGGAAATGTGGCAGGATCGAATCGGGCCCGCGAGTCATCTGCTCCGAATCGGCGTTGCTTGTCTGGGCGGAGTCGCGATGGCTTTTGGTGCTCGGATGGCGGGCGGCTGCACGAGTGGCCACGGGATAAGCGGCACGCTGCAATTGGCGGTGGGCTCGTGGGTTTCGGCAATCTGTTTTTTCATCGGCGGCATCGTCGCCGCCATGCTGATATACGGAATTTAA
- a CDS encoding DUF4178 domain-containing protein, with protein MIGARTLKKKGTNCPNCGGPVEFRSGGTMVAVCEFCHSAIARGDREVELIGKVSDLVETDSVVRLGSTGKYRGKPFECIGRVQYQHAAGGYWDEWYLRLPGDRIAWLADAQGQLQLTFPRRIDRRISVPDFNAINLGDSISLGDTDLTVMEKGTATASTAQGEIPWEFRPGDDHVYVDLRGQDNWFATIEYDAPQKPDGKRSLAVGKTVSLADLHLDAPAVEPLAADSIRRVQAVQLNCPQCGGPLDLRTPDQTMRVGCPNCGALLDVNDGKLRVLKTLDDRLVKPSIPLGSVGRFQCRDKVSDHEFTLIGCMDRYAMYQGTAYPWREYLLHNPKIGFRWLVENDRHWSFVEPVTDGDFNHHFEYHQSLQYSGRSYRLYDRGRAYVRSCMGEFYWRVNQGDVVSTSDYISPPYMLSFETSKSGKTEELNISHGVYLTVDEVKAAFQLENLTRPWGVGPIQPSPAIHIGVWLAWVAFMAFITVMHVLGGVWFHAPGQAGPDPWMWFYAMIFVSVVPLGIGAYKYHFETQRWKDSDYSPYPTVET; from the coding sequence ATGATCGGTGCCCGAACGCTCAAGAAGAAAGGAACGAACTGCCCGAACTGCGGGGGGCCAGTGGAGTTTCGCTCCGGCGGTACGATGGTGGCTGTTTGCGAATTCTGTCATAGCGCTATCGCACGCGGCGACCGCGAAGTCGAGCTGATTGGCAAAGTCTCCGATCTGGTGGAAACCGACAGCGTCGTGCGGTTGGGATCGACCGGGAAGTACCGAGGAAAGCCGTTTGAGTGCATCGGCCGGGTCCAGTACCAACATGCCGCCGGTGGGTACTGGGATGAGTGGTACCTCCGCCTACCCGGTGACCGAATCGCGTGGCTGGCCGACGCCCAGGGCCAACTCCAACTGACGTTCCCCCGCCGGATCGATCGACGAATCAGCGTCCCCGATTTCAATGCGATCAATCTGGGTGACAGTATCAGTTTGGGGGATACCGATCTGACGGTAATGGAAAAGGGAACCGCGACAGCATCGACAGCCCAGGGTGAGATTCCGTGGGAGTTCCGTCCCGGCGATGATCACGTCTATGTGGATTTGCGTGGACAGGACAATTGGTTCGCCACGATCGAATACGACGCCCCACAAAAGCCGGATGGCAAACGCAGCTTGGCCGTTGGCAAAACGGTGTCATTAGCAGACCTGCATCTCGATGCACCCGCAGTCGAACCACTCGCAGCGGACTCCATCCGTCGTGTGCAGGCGGTGCAATTGAACTGCCCGCAATGCGGTGGGCCATTGGATTTGCGAACCCCTGATCAAACGATGCGTGTCGGCTGTCCCAACTGTGGCGCGCTGCTCGACGTCAATGATGGCAAACTGCGGGTGCTGAAAACGCTCGATGATCGACTGGTCAAGCCATCGATCCCGCTAGGCAGCGTCGGGCGTTTTCAATGCCGTGATAAAGTGAGCGATCACGAGTTTACGTTGATTGGGTGCATGGATCGTTATGCGATGTATCAAGGAACCGCCTATCCCTGGCGTGAGTATTTGCTTCACAACCCAAAAATCGGTTTTCGCTGGCTCGTCGAAAACGATCGCCATTGGTCCTTCGTTGAGCCGGTGACCGATGGTGATTTCAATCACCATTTTGAGTACCATCAGTCGCTGCAGTACAGCGGTCGCTCGTACCGACTGTACGATCGTGGCCGCGCTTATGTGCGCTCGTGCATGGGCGAGTTTTACTGGAGAGTCAATCAGGGCGACGTGGTTTCAACCAGTGATTACATCAGTCCTCCCTACATGCTTTCGTTTGAGACATCAAAATCGGGCAAGACCGAAGAACTCAATATCTCGCATGGAGTCTATTTAACAGTGGACGAGGTCAAGGCCGCCTTCCAGCTCGAGAATTTGACTCGGCCTTGGGGCGTCGGTCCAATCCAACCCTCTCCTGCGATCCACATCGGCGTGTGGTTGGCCTGGGTGGCGTTCATGGCGTTCATCACCGTGATGCACGTGCTCGGTGGTGTGTGGTTTCACGCACCTGGGCAAGCGGGGCCCGATCCATGGATGTGGTTCTACGCCATGATCTTCGTATCCGTCGTGCCATTGGGAATCGGGGCGTACAAATATCACTTTGAAACCCAACGGTGGAAAGACAGCGACTACAGCCCCTATCCCACGGTGGAAACGTGA
- a CDS encoding YeeE/YedE thiosulfate transporter family protein produces the protein MATTIEDKSQTSHGPSNPASAASSSSASSRQLLLGLFFGVLFGFLLQKGGVAKFHVLIGQLLLDDFTVVKVMLSAVVVGMLGIHGMHRLKLVELHIKPTRLLSNIVGGLLFGVGFALSAYCPGTGAAALGQGNYDALAMIAGMIAGSYLFAEASGWISSHVDPIGDYGKLTLHDLVPAGRAVVILASAVMLTLVLVAIELLSNR, from the coding sequence ATGGCAACCACGATTGAAGATAAAAGTCAAACAAGTCACGGACCCTCCAACCCGGCGTCCGCAGCGTCCTCATCGAGTGCATCCTCGCGTCAGCTGCTCCTGGGGCTGTTCTTTGGTGTCCTGTTTGGTTTTCTGCTGCAGAAAGGTGGGGTGGCTAAATTTCACGTGCTGATCGGTCAACTCTTGCTGGACGATTTTACCGTCGTCAAAGTGATGCTGTCTGCGGTTGTTGTCGGAATGTTAGGCATTCATGGGATGCATCGGTTGAAACTGGTTGAACTCCACATCAAGCCGACGCGTTTACTGTCAAATATTGTTGGTGGACTTTTATTCGGTGTCGGGTTCGCGTTGTCTGCCTACTGCCCAGGGACTGGAGCCGCAGCATTAGGTCAAGGAAACTATGACGCGTTAGCGATGATTGCCGGCATGATCGCTGGCTCGTATCTGTTCGCTGAGGCATCAGGTTGGATCAGTAGCCACGTCGATCCGATCGGCGATTATGGAAAGCTAACCTTGCACGATCTCGTGCCAGCTGGACGCGCCGTTGTGATTTTGGCCAGTGCGGTCATGCTCACCCTGGTTTTGGTCGCAATCGAGCTGCTCAGCAACCGCTAG
- a CDS encoding MBL fold metallo-hydrolase produces the protein MFVLESILTNGIAQLSYLVGDTESGRAIVIDPRTDVTVYESLARKHGLAITHIFETHIHADFVSGSRSLADRVQTAKVYLSSLDAEYQFDAESVSDGQLFEFGSFHLVARHTPGHTPEHLAFELCEKKNPETPWAIFTGDSLFVGSAGRPDLLGADETNDLAEQLYQTLYQYYLKMEDFVTIYPGHGAGSACGADIGDRLNSTIGYERRTNKFLNFPDYDSFRSFVVDDAPPVPWHYPKLKKVNATGPELLDRLPTIPALPPDEFRRVQRESGVVLIDTRSMLAFGGGHVPGAINIGDRPDMSAWVGQLFDLNHRILLIVEDETDIENIGWLIVRTGHANFAGYLCGGMKSWEMAGYPLTHLQQLTVDELRTRQRDDPTMTILDVRSPEEWADGHVPGATHYFIGEMRDRITGLDKTSAYATYCASGYRASIASSLMKSRGFENVLNVPGSWSAWNARGFEVERSQEA, from the coding sequence ATGTTCGTTCTCGAATCCATCCTAACAAACGGGATTGCTCAGCTTTCCTACTTGGTCGGTGATACGGAATCGGGACGCGCCATTGTGATCGACCCGCGGACGGACGTAACCGTGTACGAAAGTCTTGCGCGGAAGCACGGCCTCGCCATCACACATATCTTTGAGACCCACATCCATGCTGACTTCGTCTCTGGCAGTCGGTCGCTGGCAGATCGCGTCCAAACGGCAAAGGTGTATCTGAGCAGCCTCGACGCCGAGTACCAATTTGACGCGGAGTCGGTCTCAGATGGTCAATTGTTCGAATTTGGTTCTTTTCACTTGGTTGCCCGCCACACGCCAGGTCACACTCCAGAGCATCTCGCATTCGAACTGTGTGAGAAGAAAAATCCAGAGACTCCATGGGCGATTTTCACCGGTGATTCGCTGTTCGTGGGTTCTGCGGGACGTCCTGATTTATTAGGTGCTGATGAGACGAATGATCTCGCCGAGCAACTCTATCAGACGCTCTATCAGTACTATTTGAAAATGGAGGACTTCGTGACGATATACCCAGGCCACGGCGCTGGATCGGCGTGCGGCGCCGATATTGGAGATCGGCTTAACAGCACGATCGGGTACGAGCGACGCACCAACAAATTTTTAAATTTCCCCGACTACGATTCGTTCCGGTCCTTCGTGGTGGATGACGCACCACCCGTCCCATGGCACTATCCCAAACTGAAGAAAGTGAACGCAACTGGGCCTGAGCTGCTGGATCGCTTGCCCACCATACCGGCTTTACCGCCTGACGAGTTTCGCCGTGTGCAGCGGGAGTCCGGCGTGGTGCTGATCGACACACGATCGATGCTGGCGTTTGGTGGTGGGCATGTTCCGGGAGCAATCAATATTGGTGATCGTCCAGACATGTCTGCGTGGGTCGGGCAGTTATTCGACCTAAACCACCGCATCCTGCTGATTGTCGAGGATGAAACGGATATTGAAAACATCGGGTGGTTAATCGTACGCACCGGGCACGCCAACTTCGCCGGCTATCTGTGCGGCGGTATGAAGAGCTGGGAGATGGCAGGATATCCGCTCACCCATTTACAGCAACTGACTGTGGATGAATTGCGAACCCGACAACGCGACGATCCAACTATGACGATCCTGGATGTTCGCTCCCCGGAAGAATGGGCTGACGGCCATGTGCCGGGCGCCACACACTATTTCATTGGCGAGATGAGGGACCGCATCACCGGATTGGACAAGACCTCAGCCTACGCGACGTACTGCGCCAGCGGATACCGCGCCAGTATCGCTTCCAGCTTGATGAAATCTCGCGGTTTCGAAAATGTCCTCAATGTCCCGGGAAGTTGGAGTGCCTGGAACGCTCGCGGTTTCGAAGTAGAACGTTCACAGGAGGCATAG